From Marivirga harenae, one genomic window encodes:
- a CDS encoding glutathione peroxidase, producing MNIHYQILFLWLNLSIFTPLQETEKLMSIYDFQVQSLEGEMIDFSMYKGKNLLIVNTASECGYTPQYADLQQLHEEFGDEVTVLGFPANNFGGQEPGSDQQIASFCQKNYGVTFTMFSKMDVIGKNQHPLFKFLNDKTGKEPTWNFCKYLVLAGGEKISFYPSSVNPGEIAEKL from the coding sequence ATGAACATTCACTATCAAATTCTGTTTCTTTGGCTGAATTTATCTATTTTCACACCATTACAAGAAACTGAAAAACTTATGAGTATATACGATTTTCAAGTACAGTCTCTGGAAGGAGAAATGATTGATTTTTCAATGTACAAAGGCAAGAATTTATTAATCGTGAATACAGCATCCGAATGTGGCTACACCCCACAATATGCTGATTTACAACAATTACATGAAGAATTTGGCGATGAAGTAACCGTTTTAGGTTTTCCAGCTAATAATTTCGGAGGACAAGAGCCTGGGTCTGACCAACAAATCGCCAGCTTTTGTCAGAAAAATTATGGCGTTACTTTCACAATGTTTTCCAAAATGGACGTAATAGGCAAAAATCAACACCCTCTTTTCAAATTTCTGAATGATAAGACAGGCAAAGAACCGACTTGGAATTTCTGTAAGTATCTAGTTTTAGCAGGTGGCGAGAAAATTAGTTTCTATCCTTCATCTGTCAACCCTGGTGAGATTGCTGAAAAACTATAA
- a CDS encoding 1,4-dihydroxy-2-naphthoate polyprenyltransferase, translated as MLKNWLEAFRLRTLPLALSCIGMGSFLAAFYGQFSLAVCILSLTTTLFLQILSNLANDYGDSIHGADSADREGPKRSVQSGSISSKAMFNSIVVFTALSFISGIMLLYFSVGIGSSTFYVFLGLGLAAIAAAIAYTNGKRPYGYSGLGDISVFLFFGILGVCGTYFLHAQSFEALILLPAASCGLFATGVLNINNIRDIKSDKAAGKNSIPVRIGMDKAKVYHGLIIISGLISSIIFLLLTNNYKTILYLFFCYFLFGKHLSNMYKANTSQEFDPQLKILALSTLLFVILFGISILDL; from the coding sequence ATGCTCAAAAATTGGTTAGAAGCCTTTAGGCTAAGGACTTTACCATTGGCTTTATCATGTATTGGAATGGGTAGTTTCTTAGCTGCCTTTTATGGTCAATTCAGTTTAGCTGTTTGTATACTAAGTTTAACTACGACCCTTTTTCTTCAAATACTTTCTAACTTAGCTAATGATTACGGAGACAGCATACATGGCGCTGATAGTGCAGACAGAGAAGGTCCCAAAAGAAGTGTCCAAAGCGGAAGTATTTCTTCTAAGGCTATGTTCAATTCAATTGTAGTCTTTACCGCATTATCTTTCATAAGCGGCATAATGCTTCTGTATTTTTCAGTGGGAATTGGTAGTTCAACATTTTATGTTTTTCTGGGCCTAGGTTTAGCGGCAATCGCTGCAGCCATTGCCTATACTAATGGAAAAAGGCCTTATGGTTATAGTGGATTGGGCGATATTTCTGTGTTTCTTTTCTTTGGCATATTAGGTGTTTGCGGGACTTATTTCCTTCATGCACAAAGTTTTGAAGCCTTAATTTTATTACCTGCGGCTAGTTGTGGATTATTTGCTACTGGCGTTTTGAATATAAATAATATAAGAGATATTAAATCAGATAAAGCTGCTGGAAAAAACAGTATCCCTGTTCGGATCGGAATGGATAAGGCTAAAGTTTATCATGGCCTCATTATCATCAGTGGTTTAATCTCCTCAATTATTTTTTTACTATTAACAAACAATTACAAAACTATACTTTACCTGTTTTTTTGTTATTTCTTATTTGGAAAGCATTTATCAAACATGTATAAAGCAAATACTTCACAGGAATTTGATCCACAGCTTAAAATTTTAGCTTTGTCTACTTTGCTATTTGTAATTTTATTTGGAATCTCAATTTTAGACTTGTAA
- a CDS encoding universal stress protein translates to MKKILVPTDFSDQAKYALKLAVEIAKKTDAELILLHVVEIPGQTSFNTMGEATNVDGMEGVFVMKMIELGKKKLKALKEDELLEGVNLNTELKAGNTYYNISSIVNEYEPDMIIMGTSGSSGVDEILIGSNAEKVVRNAKCPVLTLKEEISLANIDNIVFASALKNDDKELASKLKEIAHLSYAKIHLLKVNTPNNFESSAVTGKRMDEYMKKIGLEAEKHIHNGINEEEGILEFAKEKNVDLIAMGTHGRKGLMHLLSGSIAEDVVNHSKRPVLTLKIAD, encoded by the coding sequence ATGAAAAAAATATTGGTTCCAACCGACTTTTCAGACCAAGCTAAATACGCACTGAAATTAGCAGTAGAAATTGCCAAAAAAACTGATGCTGAATTAATACTATTACACGTTGTTGAAATTCCAGGCCAAACATCTTTCAATACTATGGGGGAAGCCACTAATGTGGATGGTATGGAAGGAGTATTCGTCATGAAAATGATTGAACTCGGAAAGAAAAAATTGAAGGCCCTTAAAGAAGATGAATTGCTAGAGGGCGTTAATCTAAACACCGAATTAAAGGCTGGAAACACCTATTATAATATTTCATCAATTGTAAATGAATATGAGCCCGATATGATTATAATGGGAACTAGTGGTAGTAGTGGCGTTGATGAAATTCTAATTGGTTCTAATGCTGAAAAAGTAGTAAGAAATGCTAAGTGTCCAGTGCTAACATTAAAAGAGGAAATTAGTTTGGCTAATATTGACAACATTGTGTTTGCAAGTGCTCTAAAGAATGATGACAAGGAATTAGCTTCCAAATTAAAGGAAATTGCACATCTCTCTTATGCTAAGATACACTTGCTGAAAGTCAATACCCCAAATAATTTCGAATCGTCTGCCGTAACAGGCAAGCGAATGGATGAGTACATGAAGAAAATAGGCTTAGAGGCTGAAAAGCATATTCATAATGGAATCAATGAGGAAGAAGGAATTTTAGAATTTGCTAAAGAGAAAAATGTTGATTTGATAGCAATGGGCACGCACGGAAGAAAAGGGCTGATGCACCTTTTAAGCGGAAGTATAGCTGAAGACGTAGTAAATCATTCTAAAAGACCAGTTTTAACTTTGAAAATAGCTGATTAA
- a CDS encoding DUF6268 family outer membrane beta-barrel protein — MKHLSLLTVLFFVLSTSFVKAQEEGEEEEIDWDAYGEVEYAGGQTKSYANAKIVGLSPAKFITIGYEQQFPYDFSYSNIEKDAYAFDQDRKEAIDNNLAEEGRIGYTGGLRISANIPVISTNSFIWQMGMNYMQSAYRFQDDIGAEEGGLREQLNGRSLHTTGLFTTLYKPFNETTFMLLQAQADMSGDYSLSDLGDQYLRYSAAALFGKRPHDRLQWALGISRTYRVGAPNYVPIILYNYTSQNRKWGIEALLPARAFYRYSINQTNLLLAGFELEGGSYRIGGLSNPTAGEISSFEIRRGEIKARLEYQRRLVGFFWWSVQAGVRIDYSYDADYLDDGAETLRVFGIAGEAPFSMRNSLGPAPYFNFSISFVSP; from the coding sequence ATGAAACACTTATCTTTATTAACTGTGCTTTTTTTTGTACTCTCGACATCATTTGTGAAAGCACAAGAAGAAGGAGAAGAGGAAGAGATTGATTGGGACGCGTATGGCGAAGTAGAATATGCTGGTGGACAGACTAAATCTTATGCGAATGCTAAGATAGTGGGATTGAGTCCTGCGAAGTTCATTACGATAGGTTACGAACAGCAATTTCCCTATGATTTCAGCTATTCAAATATCGAAAAGGATGCCTATGCTTTTGATCAGGATCGTAAAGAAGCTATTGATAATAATTTAGCTGAGGAGGGTCGAATCGGTTACACTGGAGGCTTAAGAATTAGCGCTAATATTCCGGTGATATCTACGAATTCTTTCATTTGGCAGATGGGAATGAATTATATGCAGTCTGCATATCGCTTTCAGGATGATATTGGAGCTGAAGAAGGAGGCCTAAGAGAACAACTAAATGGGAGAAGTTTACATACCACTGGCCTATTTACTACATTATATAAGCCCTTTAATGAAACAACTTTTATGTTGTTGCAAGCACAGGCTGATATGAGTGGTGATTACAGTTTAAGTGATTTGGGAGACCAATATTTGAGATACTCTGCGGCTGCTTTATTTGGTAAGCGACCTCACGATAGATTACAGTGGGCATTGGGTATTAGTAGAACGTATCGGGTAGGTGCTCCTAACTACGTTCCGATCATACTCTATAATTACACATCACAAAACCGAAAATGGGGAATTGAGGCGCTATTACCCGCAAGGGCATTTTACCGATATAGTATTAATCAAACTAACCTGTTGTTGGCAGGCTTTGAATTGGAAGGCGGAAGCTACCGAATTGGAGGTTTATCTAACCCAACTGCTGGTGAAATTAGTAGTTTTGAAATCCGAAGAGGCGAAATCAAGGCGAGGCTTGAATACCAAAGGAGGCTAGTAGGATTTTTTTGGTGGTCAGTGCAAGCAGGTGTAAGGATTGATTACTCTTATGATGCAGATTATTTGGATGATGGTGCAGAAACTTTAAGAGTGTTTGGTATTGCAGGGGAGGCTCCTTTTTCGATGAGAAATTCATTGGGACCTGCACCATACTTTAACTTCTCTATAAGTTTTGTGAGTCCGTAA
- a CDS encoding DUF2147 domain-containing protein — translation MKKLIIVLLAVSAIYVSSPIQAQEAKDGDALIGVWEPSHGKARIKIDKIADKYYGRIVWLKEPNDPETGEPKLDKNNPDESMHSAPLRGYRMLKDFEYQGDGVWTEGTIYDPENGNTYSSEITLKDDNTLDIRGYIGMKTFGRTDVWKRLIIKK, via the coding sequence ATGAAAAAGTTAATTATAGTTTTACTAGCAGTATCAGCAATATACGTTTCAAGTCCTATTCAAGCTCAAGAGGCCAAGGATGGAGATGCTCTGATCGGAGTTTGGGAGCCAAGTCATGGGAAGGCAAGAATCAAAATTGATAAGATAGCTGATAAATACTACGGTCGAATTGTTTGGCTGAAGGAACCTAACGATCCTGAAACTGGAGAGCCAAAACTGGATAAAAATAATCCCGATGAATCTATGCATTCAGCTCCGCTTAGAGGCTATCGGATGCTGAAAGATTTCGAATATCAAGGCGATGGAGTTTGGACGGAAGGGACTATTTATGATCCTGAAAACGGGAACACCTACAGCAGTGAAATTACACTGAAAGATGATAATACCCTTGACATCCGCGGTTACATTGGAATGAAAACCTTTGGCCGGACAGATGTGTGGAAGCGCCTAATTATTAAGAAATAA